In Cydia splendana chromosome 3, ilCydSple1.2, whole genome shotgun sequence, one DNA window encodes the following:
- the LOC134806752 gene encoding uncharacterized protein LOC134806752: MANSYLGSLPNFDYKSGEWSIFKGKLTQFFKVNANSITADNKCAVLITHLSDDSYRLARNLVYPRDLEVHTYDELIAVLDKHFKIKKCSFANKAKFYSATKKPDESLGDWAARLRGLASHCDLGNALETVLTDRFVLGLGSGPERDKLFEQDAATLTFVKALEVAEQAASARQAQVVVGENGSIGNVPIKEEPVFRAASAAIPGRGGARGRASRGGGAGAGRVTDIASGSKWHERDDVNRCNICGMKNHSAETCRYKGYKCGKCGVKGHLKKVCKLRFHNIQAQEGESETSCEDCEECALYNLRYEHYDPIILTVLINGDKFYMELDSGSGISVISDKCYKQYFSHIQLHKCNIKLCVYNGHKMTPMGVLLVNAEYNSIKDVLKIYVIPKGGPPLIGRDFMTKFGIKVTTEEYYNNNSIATDHYAGEVQQLLHSYADLFSEGLGKFNKFKISLRLKENVVPVFFKPRPVPFALKHRVDEELERLVGLGILVPVNFSKYATPIVPVLKENGKIKIAGDYSVTLNKDLVIDKYPMPRIEEVFAKLGGGERYTKLDLSNAYNQFVLSDESRELTTISTTRGLFQYTRLVYGLANAPAIFQRTMETLLVGIDGVSIWLDDVCITGPDKATHLERLREVLFRIKDAGLKLQKDKCEFFKSSVTYLGYVIDKNGLRTCPKKIEAIVNAPRPNNVLDVKRFLGFINYYRKFIPRASSVLNPLHELLKVVAMWRWGPEQEEAFIAIKREMASGRVLTHFDPEARLVLSVDAGPTGLGAVISLGPEGHERPLAFASRALTPSEKNYSQVHKEAAAIVYGVKHFHQYLYGRSEPFVLKTDHRPLLAIFGKKNGISVMAASRLQRYAIYLSAYNYVISYITSEKNVVADYFSRAPPKVVNPSELNIDEGGSLADKIDNAAQANDSPPPPAPAPAPSPRPLTFSPAPAQAPTAQALQPSPPRSPMLLSRPDAIENIDQEINEPQDIASDNDFYECDDNNVEGEETDRPVPELETLSSVPASPASASAPASPAAPASPAAPADSQLLRPRAQQQHLAQNEQTDNQSDPVPRRLSGIPGPLSVGYGLPDDGQGQRPSADCETDPPRLVAEATPTPPPARGNS, translated from the exons atggcgAACTCTTATCTCGGTTCTTTGCCTAATTTCGACTACAAATCCGGAGAATGGTCTATTTTTAAAGGCAAATTAACTCAGTTTTTCAAAGTAAATGCTAATAGTATTACAGCCGATAACAAATGTGCAGTGTTAATAACGCATCTTTCGGACGATTCGTATCGCTTGGCACGTAATCTCGTGTACCCTCGTGATTTAGAAGTGCATACGTATGACGAACTTATTGCTGTTTTagataaacattttaaaattaaaaagtgttcGTTTGCTAATAAGGCGAAGTTCTACAGTGCGACGAAGAAACCAGACGAGTCTTTAGGAGACTGGGCGGCGCGGCTACGCGGGTTGGCAAGTCATTGCGACCTGGGCAACGCCCTGGAGACGGTGCTGACGGACCGTTTCGTCCTCGGTCTGGGTTCTGGCCCCGAGCGCGATAAGTTGTTTGAACAAGACGCGGCGACCCTTACGTTCGTCAAGGCGCTGGAGGTCGCGGAGCAAGCGGCTAGTGCTAGGCAAGCCCAGGTGGTGGTAGGCGAGAACGGCAGTATCGGCAACGTGCCGATAAAGGAGGAGCCGGTTTTCCGTGCGGCGAGCGCGGCGATCCCTGGGCGCGGCGGCGCCCGTGGTCGCGCCAGCCGCGGTGGCGGAGCTGGTGCCGGTCGTGTTACGGATATCGCATCGGGTTCCAAATGGCATGAACGTGATGACGTCAATAGGTGTAATATTTGCGGTATGAAGAACCACAGTGCGGAAACGTGTCGTTATAAAGGTTATAAGTGCGGCAAGTGCGGTGTTAAGGGACACTTAAAGAAAGTATGCAAACTAAGATTTCACAATATCCAGGCACAGGAAGGAGAATCGGAAACTTCTTGCGAGGACTGTGAGGAGTGTGCGCTATACAATTTAAGGTATGAACATTACGATCCCATTATTTTAACTGTATTAATCAACGGTGACAAATTTTATATGGAACTAGACTCGGGTTCGGGTATAAGTGTGATTTCCGATAAATgttataaacaatatttttctcATATTCAGTTACATAAGTGTAACATTAAGTTATGTGTTTATAACGGGCATAAAATGACGCCAATGGGTGTATTGTTAGTAAATGCTGAGTACAATTCAATTAAAGACGTCCTTAAGATATATGTGATACCTAAAGGAGGTCCACCCTTAATTGGTCgtgattttatgactaaattcGGCATTAAAGTTACTACTGaggaatattataataataatagtatagCCACTGACCATTACGCCGGGGAGGTTCAACAATTATTACATTCTTATGCCGATTTGTTCAGCGAGGGATTgggaaaatttaataaatttaaaatctcACTTCGCCTTAAAGAAAATGTTGTAccagttttttttaaaccccGACCAGTCCCCTTTGCCCTTAAGCACAGAGTCGATGAGGAACTCGAACGCCTTGTTGGTTTAGGTATATTAGTACCAGTGAACTTTTCGAAGTACGCGACTCCAATTGTTCCGGTTTTGAAGGAGAACgggaaaattaaaattgcagGCGATTATTCGGTAACGCTAAACAAAGACTTGGTTATTGACAAATACCCTATGCCGCGTATAGAAGAAGTGTTCGCGAAATTAGGAGGCGGCGAACGTTATACAAAACTAGATTTGAGCAATGCGTATAACCAATTCGTATTGAGTGACGAGTCCCGGGAGCTCACTACCATCAGCACCACGCGAGGGTTGTTCCAATACACCAGGCTCGTATATGGTCTGGCCAATGCGCCGGCTATATTTCAGAGAACAATGGAGACCCTGCTGGTAGGAATAGACGGAGTGAGCATCTGGCTGGATGACGTGTGTATCACAGGGCCGGATAAGGCGACTCATTTGGAAAGGTTGCGTGAAGTTTTGTTTCGAATTAAAGACGCcggtttaaaattacaaaaagataAGTGCGAGTTTTTTAAATCGAGCGTCACATATTTAGGTTACGTCATTGACAAAAACGGCCTTCGAACATGTCCAAAAAAGATTGAGGCAATAGTTAATGCCCCTCGCCCAAATAATGTTCTGGATGTTAAGCGGTTTTTAgggtttattaattattatcggAAGTTTATACCGCGCGCCTCGAGTGTACTTAATCCGTTGCACGAGTTACTTAAGGTCGTTGCTATGTGGAGATGGGGCCCCGAGCAAGAGGAGGCATTCATCGCGATTAAACGTGAAATGGCTTCAGGCCGGGTTCTAACTCATTTTGATCCGGAAGCGCGACTGGTTTTGAGTGTTGACGCGGGACCTACCGGTCTGGGTGCCGTGATATCGCTTGGGCCGGAAGGTCACGAGCGACCCCTGGCTTTCGCCTCCCGGGCACTTACGCCCAGCGAGAAAAACTACAGCCAAGTGCACAAGGAAGCCGCAGCCATAgtgtacggagtgaaacatttCCACCAGTACCTTTACGGGCGAAGTGAACCATTTGTACTCAAAACTGACCATCGACCCCTACTTGCCATATTTGGCAAGAAAAATGGCATATCCGTTATGGCTGCCTCCCGTTTGCAACGGTACGCTATTTACTTATCAGCCTACAACTACGTCATTAGTTACATTACTAGTGAAAAAAATGTTGTAGCGGACTATTTCTCTAGGGCACCGCCGAAAGTAGTAAATCCGTCGGAGTTAAACATTGACGAAG GTGGGTCGCTTGCTGATAAGATTGATAATGCTGCGCAAGCAAACgactcgccgccgccgcccgcgcccgcgcccgcgccttCCCCGCGCCCTTTGACCTTTTCGCCCGCTCCGGCTCAGGCGCCGACGGCACAGGCGTTGCAACCCTCACCCCCGCGCTCACCTATGTTATTGTCGAGGCCGGACGCAATTGAAAATATTGATCAAGAGATTAACGAACCACAAGATATTGCATCCGACAACGACTTTTATGAGTGTGATGATAATAATGTGGAGGGAGAGGAAACGGATCGACCGGTGCCAGAATTAGAAACGCTAAGCTCTGTACCCGCGAGCCCCGCGTCCGCCTCGGCTCCCGCGAGCCCTGCAGCGCCCGCGTCCCCCGCGGCCCCCGCGGACTCGCAACTGCTGCGCCCGCGAGCGCAGCAGCAGCACCTGGCTCAGAACGAGCAGACTGATAACCAGTCGGATCCGGTTCCGCGCCGAT TGAGCGGAATCCCCGGCCCACTCAGTGTGGGTTACGGGTTGCCCGACGATGGCCAAGGCCAACGTCCGTCTGCAGACTGCGAGACGGATCCGCCGCGCTTAGTAGCCGAAGCCACTCCCACTCCTCCCCCGGCCAGAGGGAATTCCTAA